The nucleotide window AAGTAAAGGGGCTGGGCAATTTCTCGGTTGCTTTTGCCTTGAGCCAAAAGCCTAAGGATGTCTCGCTCTCGCGGCGTCAACTCGCTAAAAAGTTTCTTAAATGCGGCTTTCGTTGCCGCGAACCTTTGAAACTCCGCCAGAACTTTCGGCACCAACGGCGGGGACAAAATCCCGCCCCAGAAGCGACTATGCGGACGGCTTCTGCAACCTGCTGTAGCGTCAAAGAGCGATCAATCATCATCGTAAATTGCCAAGATACAAACTTCAATGCTGGGCATCTCTTGTTTAATTTGCTTTGTCGCTTCAATGCCGTACATTTGTGGCATCTTCAAGTCCATCGGGACGGCATTGGGCAAATGTTTTCGGCGAAGGTGAAGAACTTGCTCGCCATCGGAAGCGATGCCGACAACTTCAATGTCTGGTTCGGCGTTAAGAAGTTGAGCCAGCGACTGACGGACGAGAATTTCGTCATCGGCAATAAGTGCCTGAATGCTCTCCATCGCATCATCACCGCATGCTACCGGGAATTGACAAAAAAATCTGTGGTAGCGTCGCCACTTGTAGGCGACGGTCGTTTTGAAATTTAACAACCGTCTGGGATGAGTCCCGACGCTACCGGGCGTTGATATGGTAGCGTTTCCCTTTGTAAAAGCAACGAGCAGGGTGAACCTAGCGCTATAAGTTAAGCCGTAAGCAACGATGAGGATGAAAAAGGTAAGGTAAAGGTCACTTTAGATGCCACCGTTGAAATAGACACCAACGGCGAGAGGAGACATGGCACGGACGAGCAACCAATGGTCACGCCCGAGCCAATGAGGCAACCCACAAACGAAAGCGGTTCGGAGCGCAACATAGGCAACGGCGAAAGCGTAAAGCAAGTGAAGAGAGGGTGGAGGTTGCTGGAGCAAGCCTCTCACATACGGAAATTGAAACCAAAGGGAGGCGAAAGCGAGCCCCGCCCACCGACAAGCCACGATGACCAGATAGCTCGTGCAAGGGGGTTATGACCCACCTGAGGAACGCCTGAGGCTAATCTGTCAACCATTGCAGCGAGGGTGGGACGAGGGTATATTGAAGCCCTTG belongs to bacterium HR17 and includes:
- the liaR_2 gene encoding Transcriptional regulatory protein LiaR, with product MESIQALIADDEILVRQSLAQLLNAEPDIEVVGIASDGEQVLHLRRKHLPNAVPMDLKMPQMYGIEATKQIKQEMPSIEVCILAIYDDD